CCataccacccccccccccccccccccccaaaaaaaaaaaaaagaaactagacCTAGATTTTCCAACATTTCTACCGTTCTGCTTCAGATAATGCCTAAAAATTGTAACTTTCACGCACAATAACAACAAAACTAATTTTCacgtaattaaaaaaaaaataaaacctaaCCTAAATTTTGCAACTTTTctgctgttcttcttcggaTAATGCCTAAAAATTGGAACTTTCACGCACAAGAACAACAAAACTAGTTTtccattaatttttaaaaataaaacctaATCCAAATTGTGCAACTTTTGTTCTGTCCTGCATCACATAATGCGTCAAAATTTTAACTTCtgcacaacaacaacaaaattattttcaattttcatttgaagatttagaaagaggttcaagagaTCCATATCCAGGTGATTGACATAAGTAGCAAAACAAATATAAATGCTAACTCATCGCTGAAATAATTAACAGCACGATTCACTCTATTTCCTAAAACCCTAAATCAGatacaaaagtaaaaaaatttcaTGAACAAGGGGAAGATCCGGCTCGTTCTTCCGGATCAAATAACCAAACTGGAGTCCAAAACATCAAGAAATCGGACAAAATCCCCAAAAATCCAGATCAATAGGAGTTCAGTTCCATACCGAGGGGTAATCGGAATGGTTGGCGGCGGCCTCGTGCTCGGAATcgacctcctccgcctcctcctcctcctcttcggaTTGATCGCCGAAGAGGTTCTGCATCATCTGATTCCTCGTTTTCTCCTCCATATCTCTCTCCCCTACCATCCGCCGCCCCCTCAATCGCTCTCtttcctcccccctccctctccccctcttgTTCTCTCTCGTCTCGCTTGGGGCTCCAAGAAGCGAACCCTCTCTCGTCTCGCTTCGGGCTCCAGGAAGcgaaccctctctcttcctccgctTCGCCAAGAAACGGAGCTTCTCGGACtcggattttttttattacgaTGGAGATTGTGCTTCCTTTAGCGTCCCTAGTCCCTACGCTTTATAAGGCGGAGCGGGTAAGTTTAGCCCATGGGAACCGGATCCGACACCCAGTGGTTTAATAACGACGTTATTTCATGATTACATATGGAATaagttaatattaaaatatctcTTATAACTTTTAACAACCATTGTAATAGGCGTTATAATGAATAATAATACGCAAAACCGAAAAATCACATCCAAAACACATTCCATCCAATTaaaaaaacatttttctttctaaGTGGTGCAAACCCTTTTGGAGGAAAAATTGGTGCATACATTTAAATTTTGGATAAAATTTACtcaaataaatatcataaaaatgcAAATATTCACCTTCTATGACAGCCTACTTCTATTGTCTAATGGATGTTATAAAGGAATAAATGAATGATAGTCAAATACCATATGTTCTTTAAATACCATTAtcataatttatccaaaaaataTATCATTATCATTAAGCTTAACGTAATGGACCTCCTCTAAGATCATTATAAGGCCATTATTTTAAATCATGATTTGGAATGTGATAACCGATGATTATTGGAAAATTAGCAATTATTTTTTACATAAAATCCttcttttatatattaattGGATTCTAAGATCTTTCTTTTGCATAGTTGCATGCAAATGTTTTGCTAGGTCAAAACTTTTTAGTTGGACCTTAAGTCAAACCTTTCCAAAGCTCGCCAAACACAACATTGATTTTAAAGTTTTGGTATTTTTAGAGGGCTAAAAAGTATTTCTCAAAACACCATAAGCtattttgatgatttttttcataaaaattttaaaatatctttATAGCTCCTTGAAAAGCTAAAAATAGTCTCCAAGGAAAAAAGCTTTTGGTTTTTTGATATTAAACAGTTCGACAATTAAAAGCACTACATAATGtcctttattatcattttttgatACTAAAAGTATTTTCTTAATTTGGTTACTAAAGTGATATTAAGGTTCTACATTACTTCAAAAATATAATTAGCAAATAGCAAACAACTTTTATTTGAAGCTTTACTAGCCAAAGCTCTACTACTCAATATTCCACTATATATAGTGATGCTAAATGAAGCCTAAGTGTAACTGGATCCATTTCTCCccattaaaatttctttttcatgctaactatcaaaaatataatcttaaaattatttaacattcttttctttttataaaataatggtGGGAATATTTTACAAGAAATGATGTACTATATATGAATCAGGGGTGGCAATCTACTCCACTTAATTGAGTACCCAGGTTTTACCTAACTCGCAACGGATCTGGGGCAGGTGCCAAGAATCGTCTTGAACCCAACTTAAGTATATATAACTCTTTATAAATTCTCTCCTCATCATTTGCCCTAGTTGCTCCACTCATGAGAAAGATTGAACATGTAAAAAATGACATGCCATGATGCTTCAATGTTTATTTTTGAGTTGATAGATTTTTCTCAGTTTAAAGAATATTTGACTTCTTAAACAATAATATCTTGTTTGTtatgtttttattattattaaaaatttagttTGTCATGTTCTATATCTTTGActcttattttgtttaatgtATGTTATATGcaaaagtttatttttataatcctttttattttttgattcgtatgctaaaaaattaattttttacaaCTTTTTTTGATCCAACCTATTCCATCCAATTTGTCCCATCTAACTATACTCATTTCCCACTGTTCTAAGATAAGTATAAGATGAGCACAAATAATAGCCTACTTGACTTATATTTGATCTGTTGCTATCTCTATTTGTGATCTTCTATAATTGACCTAGAAACTCTCCCCACAAGGAGACAAGAACCAACAAAGGTCCAGTTGACTTGTATAATCATATTTTCTCTATCCATAGACTTTTAACCATAGTTTATCtctatcaaaaaaatatattttatttaataattttgtttttattaaaaaattatagaaatattttaagatAAATGATGGCACTGTACACTACCATCTATTGAACCCAGAAACTTTACCAATCGCGAACCAGGAGCCAACCGAGGCTAGTGGAGTTGATTTTGATAATCTTATTTTCTCTGTCCATGGACTTTTAACCATGGCTTAGCTCTATCAGGccccaaaccaaaaaaaaaaaaaaaatctttaaccTCTTTCTTTTCCCCTGCACTTTGGAAAGCATCATTGGCCATATTGGCCCCAGCTGCCCTAGCTACATAATTTCTAGTGTTATGATGATGATGGTTGTATGGACATTTAGCTatttcatttttcttgcctaaaccTCACCTTATCTCGTATCGAGCTTTATGTTTGACATATCCCTCTTTAACTCTAATTGCCCATGAATGTGTTATAACTCCACTATAATCATATGTAATTGAACCTCACTATGTATCTCACGTTTGCAATTTATCTTTTTTCCCTTCATGTGAAAattagtgacatctcatctatgTAATATATCAAGCCAGTAACCATAGACTCTTGCAGCTGCTGATATCAAATGAAATTATTTATTGACTCTTTGGACAAGGTTTAATTCAAACCAAAAATACTCATGGACCGTGAAATCGTACTGCTCATCAattttgttgctgttggatTCTGCGCTGTTGTTTTCGCTCAAGAGGTCGGCGAAAATTGAGGATAATTGGGGTTGATCGAGCTCGAGGTGAATTGAGACTGGTTGAAGCCTAAATCGATCTGTAACACAATCCGCTTGTCGGAAGATTTTCAGTATAAAACCCTCCGATACTTAAGTCATAAAACTAAAGGAACAGTGGAAGGAAGAAAATATGTTGAGAGGAGTCTCTGTGTGAGCTTATCCGAGGATTCCCATATTACCCTTTTATGTAGAGTAAAGTATGCATCCGTTTTCTGATTTAGCACGATGTACCTTAACTGTGTGGTAATAATCCATTGCATATTAACAACATGGCAATCGTCCCGCACGAGCAGCGTGCAGTGGCAATCATGCCGATCATACATTAACTGCAGTTTTGGCATAACTACCGATCTTTATTATTTCGAACAAAGTGGCACATTGATCTTCATCAAAGTCATTCACCTTGGTTATGACCCGAGTCAAAAAGGTCGGCCCAGCAAACAATATTCTCTCCACCAAGTTTCATGCACAGCATGATTAATTAATGTAGGGAAGAACAACACCTTTGAACGAAAGTTTTTGATTATGTGTTGAATATCAAGATAACGCCCCACATATCACCAAGGATCCGTGGCGCAATGGTAGCGCGTCTGACTCCAGATCAGAAGGTTGCGTGTTCGATTCACGTCGGGTTCAAATCCCGaacttttttaattttatatattatttccCTATTCTACCCTGTGCGGCCAAAGTCCAGCCCGCCTTACATCATGTCATACTTACATATATTGTTTTCGAAAGTCCCAAAATTTTCCCAATATTGAAATAGTAAATAATctaaatttatatattaattccTAGAAACTAAGTTTCGAAAGTCCCTCCACTGGTCCCTGCAATCTTTCACATTTTTGTGTCTATTCTGCTattttttagtttaggtcttttatatatttaaagaGTTTTTGCATATAAATCTCTAAAAtctatcatatttttatattaacttctttaatatttcaattttatattGAAATCCCTAAAGTATGCTCCATTGTGCATAAAAATCCTCACGCTAGTTATTTTTAACCAGACTATGTTTAGGATTTATTAGATATGCTAATGCCCAAAAAGACCAGGGATAGACCCAATGTCTTCTTTTCTCCCTCTCATTTTACCCATTACTCTTTATCCACCATCAATTACTTATAGAGAatatagaagaagaaataatttcTAACCTTGCAATTATTAATAGAGTATCTAGAAGAAGAAATTCCAATAAAATTgcaaaacccaaataataaaacTTTGAATGTAAACAAATTCTTTTTTCTAACTACAAATGAATTGCACTTCAAGAGAACTACAAGTAAATAGACGAGCCCTAGATTTTAAGCAATAAAAAaaacacacataatatagcaaaatccaaaaaaaaagtgaaaaccCAAAGAATAAAAACTATGGACAAAATAAAAATCTACCTATTCTCAAGCTCCGTAACTGCAAATAGAGAAGGGGATGGTCGTATTTACATAATTATGTGGtggattttgatttatcattgtCGAATTTGATCAAGCATCCACTTTATTGAGAATTTCAACAAAAGAGATGGAGCTATTTTTTCCCCTTAAATATGACTATTGCCCTCTAATAATCGACCAATGGATTGCTGAGAGAGGTTTGGGAGATTAAATCACTTGCAGTTGTCAAATTTTGATGGTAGATAAGATTTTTTAGACTTTAGAGAGAAATGGATCAAGTTATAAGATGGATGATGATAAGAAGGCTACTAAAGTCTCCTTTAAAAGCAAAAAAGTCAGTATAACGGAAAGTGTAagtaaataaatattattaaatgAATGGACCAAGAATATATACACCATGTTTGGTTAAGTAAATCCAAGGAAGTTATGTGCAAAGAGTTATGTAATTCCAAGGATTAATAGACAAAATTAAAGTTCGGAGGAATTAAGAGGCAGTATGAAAGACTAGAGGGATTAATgtgcaaaataaataaataaataaataaataacctcTCATTTTTTATGTTTGATTCACCTTTAACAAGCTAGTCCGTATCCATCAATCTTTTCTCCTTGGcagtttatataataaatatttcccttccttatttgttttttttttttatcaaatccATGGTAGAATTTCACCTTAAATGGCCCATCAAACATTGATCaacctttttgtctttcttattTACCATATGATTTTACTCCATTATATATACTATCTATCTAGTGTAATAGCATCTCAATTTAAAAACCAACACACGAATCAGAGATGCGATAGCGAACTACCCTCTtggtgaatttttttttttttcattctataAGGATGCTGTTTACTATAGCTCTTGAAAATATTGGTTCGTTTAAGGAGAGTCCGTGACACGAGGTAGATTAGACAGTCAAGAAAAACGATGGATAAAATCATCGCCAAAGAGTATAAAATTGGGCATTATctatctaaattatttaattaattaccatGGTGCATGATTCATTGTTATCATCCTATttaatttaataatatatattttgacaAGGGAAGGAGTTAATTTCTTGAGTATGTTTACATGGTGTGTCCAACATATTATTATAAACTTAATTAAGAGGCTTCATAtatatgataatcaaaagtccAAGTAGAGTCCATTCTGGAGTTGAAAATAATACCTCTACTATTATGATGCAATTTGCCATGAACTTTCATCCATTGCTCCTATATCTATGTTTCATGAAGTACAAAAAGTTTGCAACCTGTAACCTATCCTTCAGTGGTAGTTTCTCATCCCTGTTTTTGATAAAATTGTACTTAATTTGAATAACTTTTGCTAAAAGTATAGATACAATGGACAAGTAGAAAATGGAAGTGGATTTATGAGAtagtaaccaaaaaaaaattaatgcagcATTTCTTGCGATCACAAACAACATGAGCCATCCCTCATGTACATGGTATGTCTATAATACTGACACTGTATCAACTTTCTTGGTTGCTCTCAATTTCACCATTGGAATTGAGAAAATGAAGTATCGCCTGCCATTTGAAAGAGATCCATTAAAGTATCTAAAATTAGAGCCATCAAAGCTGTGATTTCTCTAAGCTACCAACTTTGAAAATTGCTTTTCTATACATGAGACTTAAAGAGGTTACCATATGTCAGCTATAAGctgaaaataaaaatctaaatatttttcaagaaagaacaatttattttgatataaaagATTTAATACGTGTGTTGTAAAAAGAAGAACCATGTGTTCTAGATACCTCAAACCCATGAACCGTGACATCCTAAAGTCGATcactaaattatatttttaggatGACCTAGTGTatggacaaaaagttttaaaatataatatacgtAATTATATTTCTAATCTTGGGGTTGacatccaatatccatattgcaaGGTTGGATTGCATATAATATCCTCTATTTACATCTTTAAAATGCTCTCGTGAGCATTAAGTTTTAAATGCTTTCTAATTCGATAATAATCCTCTCAAACGGGTTAATTATCGTCCATATTGTTTAAGGTAACTGGAAACGGAAACAATATATTGTGAACCTCACGTCCTCACCTACTtattttaaatctaaaaataaattataaattgaaCTAATaagttaataaaaataaaaaatcattctATCTCAAATAAAGTTTATTCATATCTCAAAtaacttttttatataaaataataaaaaaatgactTAGCTACTTGATTAGATTAAAGGAATACAGAGCACATACTGAGAGAGTGTCGTGCTGCCCAGATCAGACACGTCTTTCGGAAGGCAAACAAAGCTGCGAATTGGGTCGCTTCATTTGTTGCCTCTGTTCCTTCTAATTTATGTAGTCTTCTTGATAGTGATGCAACTGGCTGTGTTCATGCGAGAGCAGTGTGAGCAGCcgagtaccaaaaaaaaaaagcgatcGGCACCCATTGTTTCAGGACATCTATAGGCTCTCGAAAAGGTTCAACTCTTTTCAAGCCACTCATATTTATGGAAAGGCAAATAATGCTGCTGGGTTGCCTCCTACGTTGCGCATCATTCGAAAGAAATTTTTTAGGAGTATCATAGGtctgatccttttttttttctctattttattttgatctttttttaatGTCGCCGttgtataataataatatattataattattattattatacaattttttccataaggattttatttttattatacatTTACATCCTATTTTTAACCAGGAAAAACTACTTGCAAGTTGTAACACAGAAAAAAGACTCTCCCCGGCATCTTCTGCTAGTCTGCTACAGCTCGAGAGGAGAGTGGCCAAGTGGGAGATGTCCCTCCGCTCTCCACCATGGCAAACCCTAGAAGGACCAGCCTCCAGCTCCACCAGCAAAACCCCACCCTCCCTTTCTCCGACCTTCCGCCGTCGCCGTCGCCGCCCTGCTCCTCCGTCCTATCCGCCGTCGCCGTCTTCCTGAAGCGGCCGCAGGCCTTCCCCATCCTCCTCTCCGTCTTCGTCCTCCTCACCTGGCTCTCCCTCCGTCTCCAAAGCCCCGGCGCCGCCGCCGTCCGCCTTCGCTCCCCTACCTCTCCCTCCCAGGCCCAGGGGCAGGGGGCCGATATCGATGCCAATCTGGTGAGGTTCAGTGCCGTGGAGTTCCCTTCTCAGATCGCCAAGGACTGGAGGGGGTGGCTTCTCAACCCCGTCGTCGCGGCCCGGGAGGCCGGGATCCATGGTAAGTGCTCCCCGAATCAGATTTTTCTGCGTTTTTTTTGGTGCCTTCTGTTGTTTCATTCGAATTGTGGTCGTTTGATGCGTGTTTTGTCCTTATCTGAATGTATTATGGTGTATTCTCGTCCAAATGTTCATTTTTTGGATATCTTTCTTTTTGAATATTTATTATTGCTAGGTTGTGGATGGATTTTATGGTTAGTTAATGTGATCTTTGGCTCAttattgaccaaaaaaaaaagatttttcatTATCGTCAAATCTTTCATGGCTTGTGAGCTTTAGGGCATCTGTGAAGTTAGACCTCTGATGTAATGGAGTTGCTTGATGAGTTCAGTTGATGATGAAGACTGGTTTGCTTTTCTTTGAACACTAGATAAAAAATAGCAAGTAACCATAGAGATTTGATAGTGTCTCAGTTCTTGGAAATTGGAAATGCCAAAAATTGTGTAAATTAGAAAAGGCATTTGCAACAAATGGAAGAAAAAATAGCTAGAGATTTTGGGTTGAAGACATCTAGGTTTGGTTGGTTAATTGAGAAATTGGGACCATAGGATCAAGCCAGATTATTAAAAAGGAGATACATGTTTTAGCATGATAATATCCATCTCATCCTAGGAATTACTATATGATTACCTATCCAGCTCAAGcaatatgattaattccaatcGCTTCTGCACCTATCATTTGCCCTCGTGATAAACCAAGCCACTTTGAGTAGCAAAGAGCAAAGTTTGTTATTTgttgatcatgttcatcttttaGGTTACATTGTCCTAGGAAACTTTTGGACATTTCCTCAAGTTGAATACCTCATGAGTTATCCATCAAGCCTTCTCTATGCTCTTGAATTAAACTTTTAATGCATTTTGAACATTAACTGATGCCTGGTGCTATCATTGTTCCATGCGTAGTGCTTGTCAATGTTGTAAGGAATGGTATTAGTGATGAATTAGTGTCTAGAAACAGAACTCTTACCCATAGCGACTTCCTTAGAAGCCATCTAAGTAGGCACTGCTTGTTACATGCATATGTTTATCCTAATAATTTTGAACAAGAGAAATAAGTTCAGGAGAAAAATGGAGTGAACAAGTTTGTCCGACCATTTATAGTTTTATTTTGGTTGAGAATAATAAGTCATTTATAAGGGTGCCTATCAGCTTTTCTGAAATCCCTCTTTTTACTCTTCCTTAACCTTTTTTGTTCTGGTGCCAAAAAGATTGTTTAGTGGACTAAAGTGGGATAAATGGGTTTTATTCAAGTCTCATCTAGGTTATTCATGAACCAATTTAGGCCTTGAGTTTTTCTTAACTGAATATTGGAAAGACTAATCATCCATCATTCACTGCATGCTCTTCATTGGATTTTTCTTCGAAACTAGGAAGAACTTGTCCTTTTCTTTCCCAAATATATGTACTGCAGAAAGTTTTAGAGAAGATGATGGGCTAGACAAACATTAAGTTTCACCTCCTCATCGTCTTCCTCCTGGATTCCTCAATTGTGTAGATAGATGTCTGAGCTGCAAAATGAAGAGAACTATCCAATTCTATGATCATTTTTCAATTCTTTGTAAAAAATGTTGAGTCtgattttttctttcatttctccACACCCCCACGGTCACCCTGACCCCCAATAGAGGGAGTCAGAATTATTAATTGGACTACAGCAGGTCCATGGAGTCCTGGAAATGCAAATATTGTGCCAATACATGATGACcatgtcatcatcatcattattcaAGTGTTTTCCCATTAACTATGGGAACGGAAGTATTGAACGGATTTTGTGACTGGCTGCCAAATTCACTTCAATCCAATAGCAATGGCATTGGATTCTCGGCCAAGCATATTTGGACAATAGAGAGACTGCCATGAAATATATACAGCTAGTTGGTAGATAGAGAGATCTACCTCAGTTTATGCTCATGCAACCAAGGAACAATCCttcaaaatttttctagatttttgAAAGTCTAGAAGGGGGTGGGTAAGATGGATTACTTTTGATATGGCTGCCTTCAAGGCGGATTAAGCCAAACAAGACACAATGCCATAAATGACAAGTGAAATAGTTAAAAAGATAAAACAATGGCTGGCAGTATGAGATATGGAAGGATTTGACATGACAGGTTCGATGGACACCACAGCACATTATTCTTCCCAAATTTTCATATGTTTTATTCAATTTTGCAGTATCTATTTTGGAAAATGCATCAAAAGGCAATATGAAAATTAAGAAAGAAGTGGAAAGATTTTCACAAGTGCAAAGGAGAAAATGCTTTTAAATCTATTTATCAAGCTGATGAGAGGCAGGAAAAGATCTAAAATCCAGATGCAAAAGAAAAAGTCCTGaacaaaagaaatatttaaatAAGTGGTTTTTGGATTTCCTAAAGGGGTGACCTTTAGATAAAGCCATTCTACTTGCTTccacctctctttctctctctctctctcttctttgtgtGTCTGTGTGCACAGGTGTGTGCATTGCACAAGCTGTGAATACCCATATGCTTGGGCTGTCtgatttcaatttgatttctttccttattgtatattttatgttgctgATGCTGCTGACATCAATAGGTGGGTGCTAGAGTATAAATATAAAACTGGCAGATTGCACCATATCATTAGCCCATTATGGCTAGGTAAATTTTTGAGCTGTCTCAAGCATAGTTGTCACTTTGGGAAATAGGTGCAGGAAACTATGCAATAAGGGGAATtgagaaacaaaggctagaGAAGTCCCAAGAAATGATGTC
The Phoenix dactylifera cultivar Barhee BC4 chromosome 3, palm_55x_up_171113_PBpolish2nd_filt_p, whole genome shotgun sequence DNA segment above includes these coding regions:
- the LOC103722963 gene encoding uncharacterized protein LOC103722963; translated protein: MANPRRTSLQLHQQNPTLPFSDLPPSPSPPCSSVLSAVAVFLKRPQAFPILLSVFVLLTWLSLRLQSPGAAAVRLRSPTSPSQAQGQGADIDANLVRFSAVEFPSQIAKDWRGWLLNPVVAAREAGIHGGALDCALVHVGQIRPGGMRGNHRHNSCNETFIIWGAETVFRLENAHVKDKGYAEVSIGVDEVAVAASPSGTAHALINVDRVQSTFILGCQDCLINNTSTTDYNVWKDL